The following are encoded in a window of Struthio camelus isolate bStrCam1 chromosome Z, bStrCam1.hap1, whole genome shotgun sequence genomic DNA:
- the NUDT12 gene encoding NAD-capped RNA hydrolase NUDT12, with amino-acid sequence MTDFEKNLKQDMISQLHNFAAVGDTVGLKTLLVRSPSLINATAENGWTALMYGARNGHFEVVQILLEEGCDRSVVNKSRQTALDIAKFWGYKHIANLLANAKGGERPVFLPNEVKEYENYFGITLLDRRSNKRTDSNWLSKKQIHPTTVYILFSNLSPLVTLSGGVESSKQPEVKLCRLYHKDVKQYLNQSEDVTLIFLGVELQFHMNLLAAHNGRVLKEDEEDGLVAWFALSIDPTSAEKFKQMHEDAYFLHPPMPALLQLPEKEAGVVAQARSVLAWHSRYQFCPTCGSATKTGEGGYKKTCLKEDCPSLHGVHNTSYPRVDPVVIMQVIHPDGNHCLLGRQKRFPPGMFTCLAGFVEPGETIEDAVRREVEEEAGVKVGHVQYVCCQPWPMPSSLMIGCLAVAVSTEIKVDKNEIEDARWFTREQVVEVIIKGNERSFFVPPSRAIAHQLIKHWIGMNANL; translated from the exons ATGACAGACTTTGAAAAGAATCTCAAGCAGGACATGATTTCTCAGCTGCATAATTTCGCTGCTGTTGGAGATACAGTCGGATTGAAAACATTGCTCGTTCGCTCTCCATCACTTATTAATGCAACTGCAGAGAATGGCTGGACAGCCTTGATGTATGGTGCCAGAAATGGACATTTTGAGGTTGTGCAAATTCTTCTTGAAGAAGG GTGTGACAGGTCCGTTGTTAATAAATCAAGGCAGACTGCTCTGGACATTGCTAAATTTTGGGGGTACAAGCACATAGCTAATTTGTTGGCTAATGCGAAGGGTGGGGAGAGGCCTGTTTTTCTGCCAAATGAAGTGAAAGAGTATGAAAATTACTTTGGCATAACACTCCTAGACAGAAGGAGCAACAAAAGAACAGATTCTAACTGGCTAAGCAAAAAACAAATACATCCAACTACAGTATACATCCTTTTCTCAAATCTAAGTCCTTTGGTTACTTTGAGTGGAGGAGTAGAGAGTTCCAAGCAACCAGAAGTCAAGCTTTGTAGGCTGTACCACAAGGATGTAAAGCAGTACTTGAATCAGAGCGAAGACGTCACCTTGATTTTTCTTGGAGTTGAACTTCAGTTCCACATGAACCTGCTGGCTGCTCACAATGGAAGGGTTCTGAAAGAAGATGAAGAGGACGGGCTAGTTGCTTGGTTTGCTCTTAGCATAGATCCCACTTCCGCTGAGAAATTTAAACAGATGCATGAAGACGCTTATTTTCTTCATCCACCAATGCCTGCACTACTGCAGTTGCCTGAAAAAGAAGCTG gagTAGTAGCCCAGGCTAGATCTGTTCTAGCATGGCACAGCCGCTACCAATTCTGCCCCACGTGTGGGAGTGCAACCAAGACCGGAGAAGGGGGTTACAAGAAAACTTGCTTGAAAGAAGATTGTCCCAGTCTCCACGGTGTTCACAACACCTCATATCCAAGAGTTG ATCCTGTTGTGATAATGCAAGTTATCCATCCAGATGGGAACCACTGCCTTTTAGGTAGGCAGAAAAGATTTCCCCCTGGAATGTTTACCTGTCTTGCTGGATTTGTAGAACCTG GCGAAACAATAGAAGATGCCGTTCGAAGAGAAGTAGAAGAGGAGGCTGGAGTCAAAGTTGGCCATGTTCAGTATGTCTGTTGTCAGCCATGGCCAATGCCCTCCTCCCTAATGATTGGTTGCTTAGCTGTTGCGGTGTCTACAGAAATTAAAGTTGACAAGAATGAAATAGAGGATGCCCGCTGGTTCACTAGAGAACAG